In Streptomyces sp. HUAS ZL42, the DNA window CCCACATCAACGTCCTTGATCCGGGAGCCTCGCCGCTCGACTACTACGGCTTTGAGCTGCGGCGACACCGTGAGGCCGCCGGGCTCACGCAGCGGCAGCTCGGGGACATCGTCAACTACACCGGCTCGCTTGTCGGACAGATCGAGACTGCCCGGAAGCTGCCGACGGCCGAGTTCAGCGAGCGGGTGGACGCGGCGCTGGGGACCGGTGGGTTGTTGTCCCGGCTTGTCGCGCTCGTGATGCGCAGTCAACTTCCGGCCTGGTTTCAGCAGGTGGCCGAGTTGGAGGTGCGGGCGGCCGAGATCTGTACCTTCCAGACGCACATGGTTCACGGGCTGCTCCAGAGCCGGGCCTATGTCCGTGCCGTACTCGGCTCGCTGGACGAGGCCGATCTCGACGACCGCACCGCCGTACGGCTGGCCCGCCAGCGCATCTTCGAGAAGCAGGAGCCGCCGGTTCTGTGGGCGGTGATCAGCGAGGCGGCCCTGTGTCAGGAGATTGGCGACTCCGAGACCATGCGGGGCCAACTCGCCCACTTGTTGTCCTTCGAGCGCAATCCCCGGATCAACGTTCAGGTACTGCCCTTCTCGGTGGGGGCGCACGCCGGGCTTCAAGGCTCGTTCACACTCTTCCGATTCGAGAGCGACCCTACGATCGTCTATACCGAGGGCTACGGCAGCGGGCATCCCACCGCCAACCCGGACACGGTCAAGGACTGCGCACTCCGTTACGATCATCTCCGGGCCGCCGCGCTGTCCCCAAAGGATTCGGCGGAGTTGATCCGGCGTGTGATGGAGGACCGCTATGGAGAGCAACTGGCGTAAGTCCAGCTACAGCGGCGACCAGGGCGGCGAGTGCCTCGAGATCGCCGAACTCCCCGGTGCCGCCGTAGCCGTACGCGACTCCAAGGACCCCGAGGGGCCCCTGCTCTCCTTCGAGTCCTCCGTCTTCGCCGACTTCCTCTCCTGGACGGGGACTACAGCCGCTGAATGATCGTGCCGGTGGCCAGTCCGCCACCCGCGCACATCGTCACCAGCGCGAACTCCTTGTCCACGCGCTCCAGTTCATGCAGTGCCGTCGTGATGAGCCGGGCACCCGTCGACCCGACCGGGTGCCCGAGCGCGATCGCACCGCCGTTGACGTTGACCTTCTCCAGGTCCTGGTCGAAGACCTGCGCCCAGCTCAACACCACCGACGCGAAAGCCTCGTTGATCTCGACCAGGTCGATGTCCTTCAGCGACATCCCGGCCTTCCCCAGGACCGCCTTCGTCGCGTCGATCGGGCCGTCCAGGTGGAAGTGCGGGTCCGCGCCCACCAGCGCCTGCGCCACGATCCTCGCCCTCGGCTTCAGTTTCAGCGCTCGGGCCATCCGCTTCGACGCCCACATGATCGCCGAAGCGCCGTCGCTGATCTGCGACGAGTTGCCCGCCGTGTGCACCGCCGTCGGCATGATCGGCTTCAGGGAGGCCAGCGCCTCCATCGACGTGTCGCGCAGGCCCTCGTCGTGGTCCACCAGTCGCCACATGCCCTGACCGGACCGCTGCTCCTCCTCGGTCGTCGGCACCTGGACCGCGAACGTCTCCTTCTTGAAGCGTTCCTCGGACCAGGCGATCGCCGCCCGCTCCTGGGAGATCAGGCCCAGCGCGTCGACGTTCTCCCGTGTCAGGCCCCGGTGCCTGGCGATCCGTTCCGCCGCCTCGAACTGGTTCGGCAGGTCGACGTTCCACTCGTCCGGGAACGGCTTTCCCGGGCCGTGTTTCGAGCCCGATCCCAGCGGCACCCGCGACATCGCCTCGACGCCGCACGAGATTCCGACGTCGATGACGCCCGCCGCGACCATGTTCGCCACCATGTGTGACGCCTGCTGCGACGAGCCGCACTGGCAGTCGACCGTCGTCGCCGCCGTCTCGTAGGGGAGGCCCATCGTCAGCCAGGCCGTGCGGGCGGGGTTCATGGACTGTTCGCCGGCATGGGTCACCGTGCCGCCGACGATCTGTTCGACGCAGTCGGCCTGGATGCCGGTGCGGCCGAGGAGTTCGCGGTAGGTCTCGCCCAGGAGATAGGCGGGGTGCAGGTTGGCGAGCGCGCCGCCGCGCTTGCCGATGGGGGTGCGGACTGCTTCGACGATCACGGGTTCGGCGGCCATGGGTGCGGATCCTCTCCGAGGGTTCTGCGGGTGCTCTCGGGGGTGTTCTCGGGGGTGTTCTCCTTCAGAACTAGTACGCGTTCTAGTTCTGTCTGCAGTTTGCTGACGCCGCGTCCGCTGCCGCAAGGGTCTTGCACGTCCTGAAGTCGTGATCTGCACAGATTCCGCACCCGATTCAGGGCGCCGTACCCCTTGCCACTTGTAGAACCCGTTACTACCTTCACGGCAGCTCCGTATTCCTGATGGACCGTCAGATCGTAAGCTGCAGTTGGCTGGAGTGAGTTGCCTATGCCCTGTCCAGCACTTCCCGACGGGTTCGACTTCACCGACCCCGATCTGCTGCACCACCGCGTACCCCTCCCGGAGTTCGCCGAGCTGCGCCGGGCCGAACCGGTCTGCTGGATCCCGCAGCCGGCCAATGTCGCCGGCTTCCAGGACGAGGGCTACTGGGCCGTCACCCGGCACGCGGACGTCAAGTACGTCTCCACGCACCCGGAGCTCTTCTCCTCGACCCTCAACACGGCGATCATCCGCTTCAACGAGCACATCCAGCGGGACGCCATTGACGCCCAGCGGCTGATCATCCTCAACATGGACCCGCCCGAGCACACCCGGGTCCGCCAGATCGTGCAGCGCGGCTTCACCCCGCGCGCCATCCGCGCCCTCGAGGACACCCTGCGCGTCCGCGCGCAGGCCATCGCGCGGAGCGCGCTCGCGGAGCCCGGCCCCTTCGACTTCGTCACCAAGGTCGCCTGCGAACTGCCCCTGCAGGCCATAGCCGAACTGATCGGCATCCCGCAGGACGACCGGGCCAAGATCTTCGAGTGGTCCAACAGGATGATCGCGTACGACGACCCGGAGTACGCCATCACCGAGGAGGTCGGCGCGGAGTCGGCCACCGAACTCATCGCGTACGCCATGAACATGGCCGCCGACCGCAAGCAGTGCCCGGCCAAGGACATCGTGACCACGCTGGTGGCCGCCGAGGACGAGGGCAACCTCCGTTCCGACGAGTTCGGCTTCTTCGTGCTCGCGCTGTCCGTCGCGGGCAACGAGACGACCCGCAACGCCATCACCCACGGCATGCACGCCTTCCTCACCCACCCCGACCAGTGGGAACTCTTCAAGCGGGAACGGCCGGGGACCGCCGCCGAGGAGATCGTCCGCTGGGGCACGCCGGTGGTCTCCTTCCAGCGCACGGCCACCCAGGACACCGAACTCGGCGGCAAGCCGATCAGGAAGGGCGACCGGGTCGGCATCTTCTACGCCTCCGCGAACCACGACCCGGAGGTCTTCGAGAACCCGGACGCCTTCGACATCACCCGAGACCCCAATCCTCATCTCGGCTTCGGTGGGGGCGGCCCGCACTTCTGCCTCGGCAAGTCCCTGGCCGTCCTCGAGATCGACCTCATCTTCAACGCCGTAGCCGACGCGATGCCCAACCTCAGGCTGGTCGGCGACCCACGCCGACTGCGGTCCGCGTGGATCAACGGGGTGAAGGAGTTGCAGGTCAGCGCTGGCTGACAGTTGACCCAGACCCGGGCCGACGGCATCAGGGCGCCGTCGGCCCGTCCCGAGGGAGGCAGGAGCACACCCCAACCCTCACGCCCCCGTTCCTGCCTCCCCCGAGACGGCTCACTCGCGACCGGACGCCGTGACCGCCAGCACCCCCGCCACGACGGCCGCGATCAGCAGCGGGATGCCCAGCCCGTGATGCGACACCAGCCACGCTCCCAGCAGGGCGCCCGCCGCCAACGCGCACACCGAGGCGGCACGGCGGGCGGAGCGGGCGCCGCTTCCGCCGCCGATACGGGAGTCGGCGGCGAGGCCGGTCAGGGTCGTCGTCTGGACGGTGGTCGTCAGGTCGGGCACGCCGAGCCGGTGCACGGTCGCGTTGCGCAGGCCCATCGCGAAGGCCGTGAGCGCGATCAGTGGGTACGTCGCTCCGGTCGCGTCCGGGGCGACGAAGGCGACCACCGCCGATGTACCGATCAGCAGCGCCTCCGCGGCCAGCGTCACCCTTGCCCACGTGCGGCGCGACCCGGCGCCCAGCCGTCGCGCGAGGCGACCGCCGGTCACCCCGCCCAGCAGGAAGCCGGCCAGGGATGTCGCCGTGTGCGGTACCGAGAAGCCCGGCGCTCCGGCCGCGGCGAAGCCGAGCACGACGACGTTGCCGGTCATGTTGGCGGTGAAGACGTGATGCAGGCCCAGGAAGCTCACCGCGTCGATCAGTCCGCTGACGACGGTGAGGAGAAGCAGCACGGCCACCAGAGGCAGGCCTCGTGCCTCCTGTGCTGCCTCCTCGGTCCTGGCGGTCATCGCACCAGTTGAGCATGGGGGGCGTGAGAAACGGCGAAGGCGGCGGCCCGGGGATCCGGAACCGCCGCCTTCGCCGTACGGCAAGAGGACGTAGACAAGAGGACGTACGACAAGAGGCCGTACGGCGAGTGGCTGCTCTTAGTACCAGCCGTTGGCCTGCCAGAAGTTCCACGCGCCGACCGGGCTGCCGTAGCGGGACTTCATGTAGTCCAGGCCCCACTTGATCTGGGTCTCGGCGTTGGTCTGCCAGTCGGAGCCGGCCGAGGCCATCTTGGAGCCGGGCAGGGCCTGGACCAGGCCGTAGGCGCCGGAGGAGGCGTTGGTGGCGTCGACGTCCCAGCCGCTCTCGTGCTCGACGATGTTGGCGAAGGCCTGGTACTGGGCCGCGTCCGGGATCATCTTGTGCGCGATCGCCTGAGCCTCGGAGGCGGAGGCCACGCCGGCCGCGTGAGCGGGAGCCGCGGTCAGAGCCATGCCGGCTGTGGCGGCGGCCACGGCGGCGGTGGTGAGGGCCTTCTTGGGGGAAGCGATGCGACGGATGAAGGAGACGGACACGGAGAACCTTTTTCCTCGGGGACTGGGCTGTCGCAGCCATGCGGGAACCACGCGGTGCGTGGCGGGGCATGCGTCGGCGCCGCGGCCCTGTGGGCACGTCGGCGCCGTGCGACGTCGTCCAGAGAAACAGGCTCGAGAACTGTCCGCAATTTCCCCTTTTACTAGTTGTGGTCGCATTCGGGAGGAAGGTCGACTGTGTGACGTGGCTCTCAATGTGCAGGTCAGGCGGTATAGGGGTGCGTACATGTCAGGACGTTGGGTCTACGACTTTGCCTCGTAGGTGATCTGGGTCATGTGGGGCGCTTCACCGTTTGAGCGACGCTTTGTGACGCTTTGTGTGTGGCCTCTTACGGAGTCGGCGCCTCGAATGTGACAGGCGTCTCGAAAGCCGCACGGCGCGTGGCCCGCCGCAGTGCCTTGAGCACCGCGGGGCCGAGAGCGAGCGTCAGGACGACCGTGACCACGGCCCGGCCCAGGTCCCAGCCGAGCGACGTGGCCAGGCAGTACGCGACGAAACGAGCCAGGTTGGCGGGGACGGCGGCCTGCGGGTCGAAGGAAATGTTCGAGGCGAGCGCGCCCATGAAGGGCCAGCCGGCCAGGTTCATCGCCGTGCCGTAGGCGAAGGCCGCCAGGAAGCCGTAGGCGGCGAGAAGCAGGCGTTCGGTACGGCCGCGCAGGCGGTCCGCGCCCGGCAGCAGGCCCGCGCCCATCGTGAACCACCCCATCGCCAGCATCTGGAACGGCATCCACGGGCCCACCCCGCCCGTGAGCAGCGCGGACGCGAACATCGTGACCGAGCCGAGGACGAATCCGAAGCCGGGGCCCAGGACCCGGCCGCTGAGCACCATCAGGAAGAACATCGGCTCGATACCGGCCGTACCCGCGCCGATCGGGCGGAGGGCCGCTCCCGTGGCCGCCAGTACGCCGAGCATCGCGACCGCCTTCGGGCCCAGGCCCGACTCCGAGATCGTCGCCGCCACGACGGCGACCAGCAGCACCAGCAGGCCCGCGAACAGCCAGGGGGCGTCCTGGGCGTGGGCGGTGAGCTGTGAGGTGGGCGGGGCGAGGAACGGCCAGGTGAAGGCGGCGATACCGACGGCGCTGGTCAGGGCGAGGGCGGCGAGGGAACGGGGGCCGAAGCGGATGGCTCGGGCTTGGCGGGTCACTTGAGGGCCTCTCTCACCTGGGCGACCGTCAGCCACTCCTGCGGGGCCAGGATCTTGGTGACCTGCGGTGCGAAGGAGGGCGACGAGACCACCACTTCCGCTGTGGGCCCGTCGGCGATCACCTCGCCGTCCGCCAGCAGGACCACCCGGTGGGCGAGTTCGGCGGCCAGTTCCACGTCATGGGTGGCCAGGACGATGGCATGGCCTTCGGCGGCGAGGGCGCGCAGCACGGTGACCAGGCGGGCCTTCGCCGCGTAGTCCAGGCCGCGGGTCGGTTCGTCGAGGAGGAGCAGGGGAGGGCGGGCTGTCAGGACCACTGCGAGGGCGAGCGCGAGGCGCTGACCTTCGGAGAGGTCGCGGGGGTGGGTGGTGTCGGCCACCCCCGGGAGGAGCTCCGAGACGAGCGTGCGGCAGGTACCGGGGTCGGCCCCGGCGTCGCCGTCGGCGGCCGCGCACTCGGCGGCGACCGTGTCGGCGTACAGGAGATCGCGTGGCTCCTGGGGGACGAGACCGACGCGGCGTACGAGGTCGCGGGGCGGGGTGCGGTGGGGGACCGAGCCGCCGACTCTCACCGCACCGGCGCTCGGCTCGACCAGGCCGACGAGCGTGTTGAGGAGCGTGGACTTTCCGGCGCCGTTGCGGCCCATGAGGGCGATCGTCTCGCCGGGGGAGACGGTGAGGTCCACATGGCGGAGGGCCTGGATGCGGGCGCGGCGGACGGCCAGGGAGCGGACTTCGGCCGTGTACAAGGGCGTTGGTGCCGGACGCTTGCGCGGGCGCCGACGGGAGGTGGAGGTGGGCAGTGCGGGGGCGCCGGGCGTCTGTGGGGAGTCGGGGGTGGCCACCCGGCGTCCGGTGAGCTGTTCCCGCAGGCCCGCTGCCCGTCGCCGCGCGTCCCGCACCGTCAGCGGCAGCGGCGACCAGCCCGCCAGCCGGCCCAGCCCTACGACCGGCGGGTACACGGGCGATACGGCCATCACCTCCGCCGGGGTGCCCAGGACCGGTGCCGCGCCCGGGGCCGGGAGGAGGGCGACCTGGTCGGCGTACTGGATGACGCGTTCCAGGCGGTGTTCGGCCATGAGGACCGTCGTGCCGAGATCGTGGACCAGGCGCTGCAGGACCGCGAGGACCTCCTCGGCGGCGGCCGGGTCGAGCGCGGAGGTCGGTTCGTCGAGCA includes these proteins:
- a CDS encoding ECF transporter S component yields the protein MTRQARAIRFGPRSLAALALTSAVGIAAFTWPFLAPPTSQLTAHAQDAPWLFAGLLVLLVAVVAATISESGLGPKAVAMLGVLAATGAALRPIGAGTAGIEPMFFLMVLSGRVLGPGFGFVLGSVTMFASALLTGGVGPWMPFQMLAMGWFTMGAGLLPGADRLRGRTERLLLAAYGFLAAFAYGTAMNLAGWPFMGALASNISFDPQAAVPANLARFVAYCLATSLGWDLGRAVVTVVLTLALGPAVLKALRRATRRAAFETPVTFEAPTP
- a CDS encoding cytochrome P450 — translated: MPCPALPDGFDFTDPDLLHHRVPLPEFAELRRAEPVCWIPQPANVAGFQDEGYWAVTRHADVKYVSTHPELFSSTLNTAIIRFNEHIQRDAIDAQRLIILNMDPPEHTRVRQIVQRGFTPRAIRALEDTLRVRAQAIARSALAEPGPFDFVTKVACELPLQAIAELIGIPQDDRAKIFEWSNRMIAYDDPEYAITEEVGAESATELIAYAMNMAADRKQCPAKDIVTTLVAAEDEGNLRSDEFGFFVLALSVAGNETTRNAITHGMHAFLTHPDQWELFKRERPGTAAEEIVRWGTPVVSFQRTATQDTELGGKPIRKGDRVGIFYASANHDPEVFENPDAFDITRDPNPHLGFGGGGPHFCLGKSLAVLEIDLIFNAVADAMPNLRLVGDPRRLRSAWINGVKELQVSAG
- a CDS encoding ABC transporter ATP-binding protein yields the protein MIRFENVSVTYDGATEPTIQGVDFEVPEGELVLLAGPSGVGKSTLLGAVSGLVPHFTGGTLRGRVTVSGRDTRTHKPRELADVVGTVGQDPLSHFVTDTVEDELAYGMESLGLPPDVMRRRVEETLDLLGLADLRDRPIATLSGGQQQRVAIGSVLTPHPRVLVLDEPTSALDPAAAEEVLAVLQRLVHDLGTTVLMAEHRLERVIQYADQVALLPAPGAAPVLGTPAEVMAVSPVYPPVVGLGRLAGWSPLPLTVRDARRRAAGLREQLTGRRVATPDSPQTPGAPALPTSTSRRRPRKRPAPTPLYTAEVRSLAVRRARIQALRHVDLTVSPGETIALMGRNGAGKSTLLNTLVGLVEPSAGAVRVGGSVPHRTPPRDLVRRVGLVPQEPRDLLYADTVAAECAAADGDAGADPGTCRTLVSELLPGVADTTHPRDLSEGQRLALALAVVLTARPPLLLLDEPTRGLDYAAKARLVTVLRALAAEGHAIVLATHDVELAAELAHRVVLLADGEVIADGPTAEVVVSSPSFAPQVTKILAPQEWLTVAQVREALK
- a CDS encoding steroid 3-ketoacyl-CoA thiolase, with the translated sequence MAAEPVIVEAVRTPIGKRGGALANLHPAYLLGETYRELLGRTGIQADCVEQIVGGTVTHAGEQSMNPARTAWLTMGLPYETAATTVDCQCGSSQQASHMVANMVAAGVIDVGISCGVEAMSRVPLGSGSKHGPGKPFPDEWNVDLPNQFEAAERIARHRGLTRENVDALGLISQERAAIAWSEERFKKETFAVQVPTTEEEQRSGQGMWRLVDHDEGLRDTSMEALASLKPIMPTAVHTAGNSSQISDGASAIMWASKRMARALKLKPRARIVAQALVGADPHFHLDGPIDATKAVLGKAGMSLKDIDLVEINEAFASVVLSWAQVFDQDLEKVNVNGGAIALGHPVGSTGARLITTALHELERVDKEFALVTMCAGGGLATGTIIQRL
- a CDS encoding transglycosylase SLT domain-containing protein, with the protein product MSVSFIRRIASPKKALTTAAVAAATAGMALTAAPAHAAGVASASEAQAIAHKMIPDAAQYQAFANIVEHESGWDVDATNASSGAYGLVQALPGSKMASAGSDWQTNAETQIKWGLDYMKSRYGSPVGAWNFWQANGWY
- a CDS encoding helix-turn-helix domain-containing protein, which codes for MTHINVLDPGASPLDYYGFELRRHREAAGLTQRQLGDIVNYTGSLVGQIETARKLPTAEFSERVDAALGTGGLLSRLVALVMRSQLPAWFQQVAELEVRAAEICTFQTHMVHGLLQSRAYVRAVLGSLDEADLDDRTAVRLARQRIFEKQEPPVLWAVISEAALCQEIGDSETMRGQLAHLLSFERNPRINVQVLPFSVGAHAGLQGSFTLFRFESDPTIVYTEGYGSGHPTANPDTVKDCALRYDHLRAAALSPKDSAELIRRVMEDRYGEQLA
- a CDS encoding DUF397 domain-containing protein, translated to MESNWRKSSYSGDQGGECLEIAELPGAAVAVRDSKDPEGPLLSFESSVFADFLSWTGTTAAE
- a CDS encoding YoaK family protein is translated as MTARTEEAAQEARGLPLVAVLLLLTVVSGLIDAVSFLGLHHVFTANMTGNVVVLGFAAAGAPGFSVPHTATSLAGFLLGGVTGGRLARRLGAGSRRTWARVTLAAEALLIGTSAVVAFVAPDATGATYPLIALTAFAMGLRNATVHRLGVPDLTTTVQTTTLTGLAADSRIGGGSGARSARRAASVCALAAGALLGAWLVSHHGLGIPLLIAAVVAGVLAVTASGRE